From a region of the Rhinolophus sinicus isolate RSC01 linkage group LG04, ASM3656204v1, whole genome shotgun sequence genome:
- the TM2D2 gene encoding TM2 domain-containing protein 2 has product MVLGGCPVSYLLLCGQAALLLGNLLLLHCVSRSHSYNATAEPELTSAGAAHPEVSAGAPSWEYGDPNSPVILCSYLPDEFIECDDPVDHVGNTTASQELGYGCLKFGGQAYKDVEHTSVHCHALDGIECASPRTFLRENKPCIKYTGHYFITTLLYSFFLGCFGVDRFCLGHTGTAVGKLLTLGGLGIWWFVDLILLITGGLMPSDGSNWCTVY; this is encoded by the exons ATGGTGCTGGGTGGTTGCCCGGTGAGTTACTTACTTCTGTGCGGCCAGGCGGCTTTACTGCTGGGAAATCTACTTCTGCTGCATTGTGTCTCCCGGAGCCACTCGTACAACGCTACCGCAGAGCCCGAGCTCACATCCGCTGGCGCCGCCCACCCGGAGGTCTCCGCTGGCGCTCCGAGCTGGGAATATGGCGACCCCAACTCTCCAGTCATCCTTTGCTCTTACCT ACCTGATGAATTCATAGAATGTGATGACCCAGTGGATCATGTTGGAAATACAACGGCATCTCAGGAACTTGGTTATGGTTGTCTCaag TTCGGTGGTCAGGCCTACAAGGATGTGGAACACACATCAGTCCATTGCCATGCCTTAGATGGAATTGAGTGTGCCAGTCCTAGGACCTTCCTACGAGAGAATAAACCTTGTATAAA GTATACCGGACACTACTTTATAACCACTTTACTCTACTCTTTCTTCCTGGGATGTTTTGGAGTGGATCGTTTCTGTCTGGGACACACTGGCACAGCCGTAGGGAAGCTATTGACACTTGGAGGACTTGGGATTTGGTGGTTTGTTGACCTTATATTGCTTATTACTGGAGGGCTGATGCCAAGTGATGGCAGCAATTGGTGCACTGTTTACTAA